aataataataataataataataataataataataataataataataataataataataataataataataataataataataataataataataataataataataataataataataataataataataataataataataataataataataataataataataataataataataataataataataataataataataataataataataataataataataataataataataataataataataataataataataataataataataataataataataataataataataataataataataataataataataataataataataataataataataataataataataataataataataataataataataataataataataataataataataataataataataataataataataataataataataataataataataataataataatgataataataataataatgataataataataataacaataaaataacattaataataataataataataataataataataataataataataataataataatgataataatagtaatagtaataataataaaaagtttataataatataaataataatgataatagtaataacaattgtactactactactactactactactactactactactactactactaaactactactactactactcctactactactactactactactattactactaatgaaaatataatgatagtgataatttCCATTACATCCtattgaaaagaaaggagacagtcTTGTCAATATATTCTCAGTGTTCCTCGGTGTCTTTTCACAAATGTTAACACCAGCGTCAGCCTTACCCACCAATCTTTCACCTGTGTGGAGCAGTCTGTTGTCGGTGAGGGTATGGCCTTTGCCTCTTGTCTTCACCTCTTCACTGTCTGGTGTTTGACCTTCTCTAAATATCTACCACATGGCTGAATCACAAAGTTATCTTGTGTCGGCCTCCCTACTTAACACTTTGAATGTCACGTAAATGCATCATCTTTGTTCTATTGATCGCCCTCAGCGCCGAGCTATAACATAATTATAGGCTTAATAAAATTGTTAtcagtattatatatatatatatatatatatatatatatatatatatatatatatatatatatatatatatatatatatatatattgtttatgGAAGACACGAGGACAAGCCAAGGGCAACTAAAAGATAAAGTAGaaagcccactcagtcgccagtctctTTATAGAGCCGATAGTTAACCAAAGgactgggacaaatgtcttgaaacatcccTCTTCAATGAAGTCATGTCTTCGGAAGTTGGAAATACGGACagaggtagggagttccaaagctcaccagagaaaggtatgaatgattgattgaGAATAATAGTTAACTCTTCCAtttgagagttggacagaatagtggtgagaggatgatgaaagccttgtgcagcgaggccccaggggaagggggaggcatgcagatagcaagatcagtagagcagttagcatgaaaatagcgataaaagatagcaagagaagcAACATTCTGGCTGTGAGGAAGAGGCTGTAAacagtcagtcaaaggaggGGAATTGGTGAGACcaaaaaacttttgatttcaCGCTATCTAAC
Above is a window of Portunus trituberculatus isolate SZX2019 chromosome 43, ASM1759143v1, whole genome shotgun sequence DNA encoding:
- the LOC123517988 gene encoding LOW QUALITY PROTEIN: bromodomain-containing protein DDB_G0280777-like (The sequence of the model RefSeq protein was modified relative to this genomic sequence to represent the inferred CDS: deleted 2 bases in 1 codon), with translation NNNNNNNNNNNNNNNNNNNNNNNNNNNNNNNNNNNNNNNNNNNNNNNNNNNNNNNNNNNNNNNNNNNNNNNNNNNNNNNNNNNNNNNNNNNNNNNNNNNNNNNNNNNNNNNNNNNNNNNNNNNNNNNNNNNNNNNNNNNNNNNNNNNNNNNNNNDNNNNNDNNNNNNNNINNNNNNNNNNNNNNNFRRRDEAEFCFATLAPIALLVARARPADYSQE